One Streptomyces sp. B21-105 genomic region harbors:
- a CDS encoding pyruvate carboxylase, whose product MFRKVLVANRGEIAIRAFRAGYELGARTVAVFPHEDRNSLHRLKADEAYEIGEPGHPVRAYLSVEEVVGAARRAGADAVYPGYGFLSENPELARACEEAGITFVGPDARTLELTGNKASAVAAARAAGVPVLGSSAPSNDVDELVRAAEEIGFPVFVKAVAGGGGRGMRRVENPAALRESIEAASREAASAFGDPTVFLEKAVVDPRHIEVQILADGEGNVIHLFERDCSLQRRHQKVIEMAPAPDLAPELRDRICADAVRFARQIGYRNAGTVEFLLDPAGNHVFIEMNPRIQVEHTVTEEVTDVDLVQAQLRIAAGETLADLGLSQETVTLHGAALQCRITTEDPANGFRPDTGRISAYRSPGGSGIRLDGGTTHAGTEISAHFDSMLVKLTCRGRDFPTAIGRARRAVAEFRIRGVATNIPFLQAVLDDADFQAGRVTTSFIEQRPHLLTARHSADRGTKLLTYLADVTVNKPHGDRPDLIDPVAKLPATPGGEPPAGSRQRLVHLGPEGFARWLRESPTIGVTDTTFRDAHQSLLATRVRTKDLLASAPLVARTLPNLLSLECWGGATYDVALRFLAEDPWERLAALREAVPNICLQMLLRGRNTVGYTPYPTEVTDAFVQEAAATGIDVFRIFDALNDVGQMRPAIDAVRETGTAVAEVALCYTSDLSDPNERLYTLDYYLRLAEQIVEAGAHVLAVKDMAGLLRAPAAAKLVSALRREFDLPVHLHTHDTAGGQLATYLAAIQAGADAVDGAVASMAGTTSQPSLSAIVAATDHSERPTGLDLQAVGDLEPYWEGVRRIYAPFEAGLASPTGRVYHHEIPGGQLSNLRTQAVALGLGDRFEDIEAMYAAADRILGHLVKVTPSSKVVGDLALHLVGAGVSPDDFEAAPDRFDIPDSVIGFLRGELGTPPGGWPEPFRSKALRGRGEAKPVQELSAEDREGLEKTRRATLNRLLFPGPTRDFETHRQAYGDTSVLDSKDFFYGLRQAKEYAVDLEPGVRLLIELQAVGEADERGMRTVMSTLNGQLRPIQVRDKAAASDAPVTEKADRTDPGHVAAPFAGVVTLAVAEGDDVEAGATVATIEAMKMEATITAPKAGRVSRLAINRIQQVEGGDLLVVVG is encoded by the coding sequence ATGTTCCGCAAGGTGCTGGTCGCCAACCGCGGCGAGATCGCGATCCGTGCATTCCGCGCCGGCTACGAGCTGGGCGCGCGCACGGTCGCCGTCTTCCCGCACGAGGACCGCAACTCGCTCCACCGGCTGAAAGCCGACGAGGCGTACGAGATCGGCGAACCGGGACACCCGGTGCGCGCCTACCTCTCAGTGGAGGAGGTCGTCGGCGCCGCGCGCCGGGCCGGCGCCGACGCCGTCTACCCCGGCTACGGGTTCCTCTCGGAGAACCCCGAACTCGCCCGCGCCTGCGAGGAGGCGGGCATCACCTTCGTGGGCCCCGACGCCCGCACCCTCGAGCTGACCGGCAACAAGGCGAGCGCGGTGGCCGCGGCGCGCGCCGCGGGCGTCCCCGTGCTCGGCTCGTCCGCGCCCTCCAACGACGTCGACGAACTCGTCCGGGCCGCAGAGGAGATCGGCTTCCCGGTGTTCGTGAAGGCGGTCGCCGGCGGCGGCGGACGCGGCATGCGCCGGGTGGAGAACCCGGCCGCCCTGCGCGAGTCCATCGAGGCTGCCTCCCGCGAGGCGGCCTCCGCGTTCGGCGACCCCACCGTCTTCCTCGAGAAGGCCGTCGTGGACCCCCGCCACATCGAGGTTCAGATCCTCGCCGACGGCGAGGGCAACGTCATCCACCTCTTCGAGCGCGACTGCTCCCTCCAGCGCCGCCACCAGAAGGTCATCGAGATGGCGCCCGCGCCCGATCTCGCCCCGGAGCTGCGCGACCGGATCTGCGCCGACGCGGTCCGCTTCGCCCGGCAGATCGGCTACCGCAACGCCGGCACCGTCGAGTTCCTCCTCGACCCCGCCGGCAACCACGTCTTCATCGAGATGAACCCCCGCATCCAGGTCGAGCACACGGTGACCGAGGAGGTCACCGACGTCGACCTGGTCCAGGCCCAGCTGCGCATCGCCGCCGGGGAGACCCTCGCCGACCTCGGCCTGTCGCAGGAGACCGTCACCCTGCACGGCGCGGCCCTGCAGTGCCGCATCACCACCGAGGACCCCGCCAACGGCTTCCGCCCCGACACCGGCCGGATCAGCGCCTACCGCTCCCCGGGCGGCTCCGGCATCCGCCTCGACGGCGGCACCACCCACGCCGGCACCGAGATCAGCGCGCACTTCGACTCCATGCTGGTCAAACTCACCTGCCGCGGACGGGACTTCCCGACCGCGATCGGACGCGCCCGGCGCGCCGTCGCCGAGTTCCGCATCCGCGGCGTCGCCACCAACATCCCGTTCCTGCAGGCCGTCCTGGACGACGCCGACTTCCAGGCCGGACGGGTCACCACGTCCTTCATCGAACAGCGCCCGCACCTGCTCACGGCGCGCCACTCGGCCGACCGTGGCACCAAGCTGCTGACCTACCTCGCCGACGTCACCGTGAACAAGCCGCACGGCGACCGGCCCGACCTGATCGACCCGGTCGCCAAACTGCCGGCGACACCCGGCGGCGAGCCGCCCGCAGGCTCCCGCCAGCGACTGGTCCACCTCGGCCCCGAGGGCTTCGCCCGCTGGCTGCGCGAGTCGCCGACCATCGGCGTCACCGACACCACCTTCCGCGACGCCCACCAGTCCCTTCTGGCCACCCGGGTGCGCACCAAGGACCTCCTCGCCTCCGCCCCGCTGGTCGCCCGCACCCTGCCGAACCTGCTCTCCCTGGAGTGCTGGGGCGGCGCCACGTACGACGTCGCGCTGCGCTTCCTCGCCGAGGACCCCTGGGAGCGGCTGGCGGCCCTGCGCGAGGCCGTCCCCAACATCTGCCTCCAGATGCTGCTGCGCGGCCGCAACACCGTCGGCTACACCCCGTACCCGACGGAGGTCACCGACGCGTTCGTGCAGGAGGCCGCCGCCACCGGCATCGACGTCTTCCGCATCTTCGACGCCCTCAACGACGTCGGCCAGATGCGGCCCGCCATCGACGCCGTACGGGAGACGGGCACGGCGGTCGCCGAGGTCGCCCTGTGCTACACCTCCGACCTGTCCGACCCGAACGAGCGCCTGTACACCCTCGACTACTACCTCCGTCTCGCCGAGCAGATCGTCGAGGCCGGCGCCCATGTCCTGGCCGTCAAGGACATGGCCGGCCTGCTGCGCGCCCCGGCCGCCGCCAAGCTCGTCTCCGCGCTGCGCCGCGAGTTCGACCTGCCGGTGCACCTGCACACCCATGACACCGCGGGCGGCCAGCTCGCCACTTACCTGGCCGCGATCCAGGCCGGCGCGGACGCCGTCGACGGCGCCGTCGCCTCCATGGCGGGCACCACCTCGCAGCCCTCGCTGTCGGCGATCGTCGCCGCGACCGACCACTCCGAGCGGCCCACCGGCCTCGACCTCCAGGCCGTCGGCGACCTCGAGCCGTACTGGGAGGGCGTCCGCAGGATCTACGCCCCCTTCGAGGCCGGCCTCGCCTCCCCGACGGGGCGCGTCTACCACCACGAGATCCCCGGCGGCCAGCTGTCCAACCTGCGCACCCAGGCCGTCGCGCTCGGCCTCGGTGACCGCTTCGAGGACATCGAGGCGATGTATGCGGCCGCCGACCGCATCCTCGGCCACCTGGTCAAGGTCACTCCCTCGTCCAAGGTCGTCGGCGACCTCGCCCTGCACCTCGTCGGCGCGGGCGTGTCCCCCGACGACTTCGAGGCGGCGCCGGACCGTTTCGACATCCCCGACTCCGTCATCGGCTTCCTGCGCGGTGAGCTCGGCACGCCGCCCGGCGGCTGGCCCGAGCCGTTCCGCAGCAAGGCCCTGAGGGGCCGCGGCGAGGCCAAGCCGGTCCAGGAGCTGAGCGCCGAGGACCGCGAGGGCCTGGAGAAGACCCGCCGCGCCACCCTCAACCGGCTGCTCTTCCCCGGCCCGACGCGTGACTTCGAGACCCACCGGCAGGCGTACGGCGACACCAGCGTTCTCGACAGCAAGGACTTCTTCTACGGTCTGCGCCAGGCCAAGGAGTACGCCGTCGACCTCGAGCCGGGCGTGCGTCTGCTGATCGAACTGCAGGCCGTCGGCGAGGCCGACGAACGCGGTATGCGCACCGTCATGTCGACCCTGAACGGCCAGCTGCGGCCCATCCAGGTCCGCGACAAGGCGGCCGCCTCCGACGCCCCCGTGACCGAGAAGGCCGACCGCACCGACCCCGGGCATGTCGCGGCCCCGTTCGCGGGCGTCGTCACCCTGGCGGTCGCCGAGGGCGACGACGTGGAGGCCGGCGCGACCGTCGCCACCATCGAGGCGATGAAGATGGAGGCCACGATCACCGCGCCGAAGGCCGGCCG